From Xyrauchen texanus isolate HMW12.3.18 chromosome 12, RBS_HiC_50CHRs, whole genome shotgun sequence, one genomic window encodes:
- the LOC127652267 gene encoding glycylpeptide N-tetradecanoyltransferase 1-like, producing MADVNETAPKLEKETEVEDDHGHCSNCENEEHHCDDGEKGNPGAKKKKKKQKKKNKDQSGGKDAVPDPLATANSLPADKLQEIQKAIELFSVGQCPAKTLEEATRRSYQFWDTQPVPKLGETVTSHGFIEPDKDNIREEPYSLPQGFTWDALDLGNSVVLKELYTLLNENYVEDDDNMFRFDYSPEFLLWALRPPGWLPQWHCGVRVNSNHKLVGFISAIPANVRIYDIEKKMVEINFLCVHKKLRSKRVAPVLIREITRRVNLEGIFQAVYTAGVVLPKPVSTCRYWHRSLNPRKLIEVKFSHLSRNMTMQRTMKLYRLPETPKTPGLRTMTVKDVPAVQRLLKEYLSQFNLVPVMSPEEVQHWLLPQENIIDTFVVESPEGKVTDVLSFYTLPSTIMNHPVHRSLKAAYSFYNVHTTTPLLDLMGDALILAKMKGFDVFNALDLMENKTFLEKLKFGIGDGNLQYYLYNWKCPSMGSEKVGLVLQ from the exons ATGGCGGATGTGAATGAGACAGCACCGAAGCTGGAGAAAGAAACCGAGGTAGAAGACGACCACGGACATTGCAGCAATTGTGAAAATGAAGAGCATCACTGTGATGACgg GGAGAAGGGCAACCCAGGtgccaagaagaagaaaaagaagcagAAGAAAAAGAACAAGGACCAGTCTGGTGGCAAAGATGCAGTACCAGATCCACTGGccaca gcaAACTCCCTCCCTGCAGATAAGTTACAGGAGATTCAGAAGGCCATCGAGCTGTTCTCAGTGGGACAGTGCCCAGCAAAAACCTTGGAGGAGGCCACACGTCGCAGTTACCAGTTCTGGGACACCCAGCCTGTTcctaaacttg GAGAGACGGTGACATCACATGGTTTCATTGAGCCAGATAAAGATAACATTCGAGAGGAGCCCTACAGCCTCCCACAGGGCTTCACCTGGGATGCTCTAGATCTGGGAAACTCTGTAGTG TTGAAAGAGTTGTACACTCTCCTAAATGAGAACTATGTGGAGGACGATGACAACATGTTTCGTTTTGATTACTCACCCGAATTTCTGCTCTG GGCTTTGCGTCCTCCAGGTTGGTTGCCTCAGTGGCATTGTGGAGTGAGAGTGAACTCCAATCATAAGCTAGTTGGTTTCATCAGTGCCATTCCAGCCAATGTACGCATCTACGACAT AGAGAAGAAGATGGTGGAGATAAATTTCCTGTGCGTGCATAAGAAACTTCGCTCGAAGCGAGTGGCTCCGGTACTTATCAGGGAGATCACAAGACGGGTAAACTTGGAGGGCATCTTTCAGGCTGTGTACACTGCAGGAGTGGTACTGCCTAAACCTGTGAGCACCTGCAG GTACTGGCACAGGTCACTGAATCCACGAAAACTAATCGAGGTGAAGTTTTCTCACCTGAGTCGGAACATGACTATGCAACGCACCATGAAGCTCTATCGACTGCCTGAG ACTCCTAAAACTCCAGGTCTGAGGACGATGACTGTGAAGGATGTCCCAGCAGTTCAACGTCTGCTGAAAGAGTATCTGAGTCAGTTTAACCTGGTTCCTGTCATGAGCCCAGAAGAGGTTCAACACTGGCTGCTGCCACAAGAGAACATCATAGACACCTTTGTAGTGGAG AGCCCTGAGGGGAAGGTGACTGATGTCCTGAGTTTCTACACGCTGCCGTCCACCATCATGAACCATCCTGTGCACCGCAGTCTGAAGGCAGCCTACTCTTTTTATAACGTACACACCACTACCCCCCTGCTGGACCTGATGGGAGATGCTCTCATCCTCGCCAAGATG AAAGGATTTGATGTCTTTAATGCACTGGACCTAATGGAGAACAAGACTTTTTTGGAGAAGCTCAAGTTTGGCATTGGAGATGGAAACCTGCAGTATTACCTCTACAATTGGAAATGTCCCAGCATGGGCTCAGAAAAG